The Tamandua tetradactyla isolate mTamTet1 chromosome 5, mTamTet1.pri, whole genome shotgun sequence genome window below encodes:
- the PLA2G1B gene encoding phospholipase A2, whose product MKLVVLAALLTVSAAASGNSARAVWQFRNMIKCTIPESDPLKDYNDYGCYCGLGGSGTPVDELDRCCQIHDNCYDRAKKLDSCTFLLDNPYTKIYSYQCSGSEITCSSSNKDCQAFICNCDREAAICFSKAPYNKEYKNLDTRKYCKN is encoded by the exons ATGAAACTCGTTGTATTGGCTGCTCTGCTCACAG TAAGCGCTGCCGCCAGCGGCAACAGCGCGCGGGCGGTATGGCAGTTCCGCAACATGATCAAGTGCACGATCCCCGAGAGCGACCCCTTGAAGGATTACAACGACTACGGCTGCTACTGCGGCCTGGGTGGCTCGGGCACCCCTGTAGATGAGCTGGACAG GTGCTGCCAAATACACGATAACTGCTACGATCGGGCCAAGAAACTGGACAGCTGTACATTCCTCCTGGACAACCCCTACACCAAGATCTATTCGTACCAATGCTCGGGTTCTGAAATCACCTGCAGCA GCAGCAACAAAGACTGCCAGGCCTTCATCTGTAACTGCGACCGGGAGGCTGCCATCTGCTTTTCAAAGGCCCCATACAACAAGGAGTACAAGAATCTGGACACCCGGAAGTACTGTAAGAACTGA